A window of Nitratireductor kimnyeongensis genomic DNA:
TTATGAATTGTGCCAACGCGAGACGGAGGAGTGCCGCCAGACCACGGCACGTCCGCGTCCGGTGAAACTCACGCGCAAGCTCTGGCAGGCCATGATCGACGTCAACAATGCGGTCAACTCAACGGTCATGCCGCGTACGGACATGGAAATGTGGGGCATAGAAGAATACTGGTCCTATCCGCAAGCTAATGGCGATTGCGAAGATTACGTGCTGGAGAAACGCCGGCGCCTCATCCAGGCCGGTGTTCCAGCCGGCAATCTCCTGATTACGGTTGTGCGTCAGCCCAATGGCGATGGTCATGCGGTGCTCACGGTCGTCACCAGCATGGGGGACTATATTCTGGACAATCTGGAAGCACGTGTTTCCGTCTGGACCGATACGGATTACACTTACCTGAAACGGCAGTCAGCGTCTCATTCCGGCAAATGGGTGACCATCAATGATGGACGATCCATAGCTGTCGGCAGCGTCGCTTCGAGCCGCTGATACATCTTATAATCGTGGGCGCCATGGACGGAACGCGCCCATGACAGGCTGACATCCAACGGACTCTCCTGCATTTGTGACCTCCACGCAGGCGGGTCCGTCTTGGGACACCCGGTCGAGTCCCCACCTCCCCGTCCCCAACGACCGGGTTCAGGAGCCGGCCCACCCCATGGGTCGGCTCCGCCTTTTCTCCTCAGGTCAGGCGGGATTCAGATCTTTCAAGAAGCGCTTTGCATTTTCAACATAATGAGTCGATGACCATTGAAGGCCGCGTATGGCCTCATCATCGAGTTCTCTCACCACTTTCGAAGGCGCCCCCACCACAAGCGAATTGTCCGGGATTTTCTTGTTTTCAGTCACCAGAGCCCCGGCGCCCACCAGACAATTTTTGCCGATTTCCGCTCCGTTCAGGACGATTGCGCCCATCCCGATCAGGCTGTTCTCGCCAATCCTGCAACCGTGCAGTATCGCCCTGTGTCCAATGGTACAGCCACGTCCGATGATGAGCGGAAAACCCATATCCGTATGCAGCACCGAATGCTCCTGGATGTTGGTGTTCTCCCCGATCTCGATGGGCTCGTTGTCACCACGCAGCACCGCACCAAACCATATGCCGGCGTTGCGGCCAAGGCGCACGCGGCCGATGACCGATGCATCCGGTGCGATCCAGTTGGT
This region includes:
- a CDS encoding transglutaminase-like cysteine peptidase; its protein translation is MGLSKGARLIAAAAIAIGALGTSAFAAPSFMKVGGLTSQPIGHYELCQRETEECRQTTARPRPVKLTRKLWQAMIDVNNAVNSTVMPRTDMEMWGIEEYWSYPQANGDCEDYVLEKRRRLIQAGVPAGNLLITVVRQPNGDGHAVLTVVTSMGDYILDNLEARVSVWTDTDYTYLKRQSASHSGKWVTINDGRSIAVGSVASSR
- a CDS encoding gamma carbonic anhydrase family protein, with translation MPIYALAGESPIFEDRETNWIAPDASVIGRVRLGRNAGIWFGAVLRGDNEPIEIGENTNIQEHSVLHTDMGFPLIIGRGCTIGHRAILHGCRIGENSLIGMGAIVLNGAEIGKNCLVGAGALVTENKKIPDNSLVVGAPSKVVRELDDEAIRGLQWSSTHYVENAKRFLKDLNPA